In Oreochromis niloticus isolate F11D_XX linkage group LG12, O_niloticus_UMD_NMBU, whole genome shotgun sequence, the DNA window GATGATCACTGTCTTGTATGTGAGAAGAATGATTTTAAGTGcaattctgaatttaacagggagccaatgaagagaaactAACATAGTAGAAATATGCTTTCTATATCCAGTTAGTACTCTCACTGCAGTGTCTTGGAACAAAAGAGGATTTTTCAGggtgtttctaattttagcaaTATTGTGCAAATTGTTATGTCAGTGGCACTGGTGGattgcactgttgcctcacagcaagtgGCAAtagtggagtttgcatgttctccccatgtttgcgtgggttctctgatactctggcttcctctcacagtcaAAAGACATGCCAtcagtggggttaggttaactggttaTCCTAAACTGcctataggtgtgaatgtgaacaTGAATGGTTGCTTGTCACTCTGTGTCAGCTCTGGGACAGACTGGTGACCCGGTGTACCCTCGCTCTCaccctatggcagctgggataagctccagCCTCCCTGTGATCCTGAATTGGATAAAATTTCAATTACTGCTGCCTCTTATAAGGtggaagcagtctggccattctcttcCTCCCACAAAAACtgtatattttctcttttatgaGCCATTTTCTGTAAACCGAAGATATGATTGTATGTGAAAATTCCAGTAGACAAGCagttcagcaggttgtcttcaCCATGTCTATGTGGTAAATGTGATATGATAggctgattaaatatttgcattaacaaacaATTGAGCATGTGTACCTAATGAACTGGCcataagaaaaaacagaatataTCTGCTAGTAGTATTAATATCCAGACTTGTAGTGTGATTACTTCAGAGATTGATGCCAGCGAGATGAGCCTAACACAGCAGATTTGTGTTTGCTAATCACTCTCCCTGGTTTGCCTGCAGTAGTCTGCTGGAAACCAAGGCCTACGTTAAGACATCAACATAAGCTTGGAGTGTCTGCACAAGCAGAAGGCTACTGTGGACGTTTGACTTGGCCTAAAAAAGCCCGTGTGCACTCCCACCAGCCGGCCAGTTTGGGGAGTGCACAACGCTATGTAACTAGTGTGCAGAGCGAGAACAAAAAGCATGCTGGCCTTTGTATTTCACGTTTGTGTACTCTGTCCTGTGTTGGCAGACTCTTTGGCtacatatttgtatttgtttgtatttatttttgttcatgTGAACTGCATGCTGGGCATAGCATTACACAAAGCAACAGACAATAATTTTTGCTCACACTTGTGATTATTATGTGTGAATACAGTGATCACAAACCGGAGTTCGTGGCCTCTCTCTGGTTTTCCTTTCTGTCACATTCAGATTTCAGCTGAATTTAAATTTAAGCTGGAACTAAACAGAACAAAATGCCAAAATCTTTGTATTTGTTGTTATTTGTTCACTTTGAGTTTGTATGAAACTTTGTTCTTCTGCATGCAAATAAGCTGCCACAGCAAAGTTACTGAAGTTAGCCTCACTGTTTCTGGGTCAGCATTTGGAGAAGTAATTTAGCTGTAACACTGTAATTTGGGAATTGGAGGATTtcctaaggaaaaaaaaaagaactgtctGACTGAACGtgaatcattttttatttttatttgaaagtATAGGTTAGAGAAATGGCATTTACGTAAAGTAAATTACAGTTTACTTTTAAACACAGCAGGATATGTTTTCACTCTTTGGCATGAAATGTGTGTGTCACTCAAGTGTGTCACTCAAGGTGTGGGAAGGAAGTTGCATTTGCaagagtgttttttttcccccttagtCTGCCCCCCCCACCTCACATTTTCACATACAGCCATTCATTCCCCTTTTTCAGGTTTGAGTTTGAGTGCTCAATAACAATAACATCCTCATGTTTATTTGAAGGAAGTTTCCACTAGTATAACTGTCGCATGTTGCTGACAACATACTGTAGAGCGTAAAGTGTTTAGAGTAAACTGAAACCTTGTGGCTCTCCCCAAAGATTTCAGGATATCATGTGAATACCATGTGAAGGTTATATTTTTATAAAGTGTCCAACAACCAAAAATGTGTGACCTTGTTGATGAAAatatgggatttttttttaattctgggggaaaaaaaacctttttattttatatctgaCAACACTATATGACAGCTTAATGGTCTATCGTTAAaccaatatttaaaaaatccgCAAATTAAATCATCAACATTTATATTTAGCATTATATTCATATTATAATTTTAAGTGATTTTAATACAATTAAGATTAAATTCGCTCATTTGATTGGTTCAAATACTGAATAGTCTTTTAATGTGGGGAGTGTAGAATGTAGTCATTCTACCAAACCCTGATGATTCAGCTTCCATCCGCAGCCTGCTCGGTCAGAGCTTTGGCACATAcgacataaaaaaaattttcAAAAGGTTTTTTTCTCACTTGTGCAATACAGGGCGGCTTGGTTGGCTTGAAAGGCGTGGTTAAATAACCTGGGTGAACGTATAAATTCGAGTTCTTGGGTGCCTGGAGTATATCTGACTTGCAGCAAGCTACGAGCAAGCGAAACAGTCAAAACCTAGAGAAAGCGACTCAAAACTACGAGAAAATGTACACACGGTCAAACAGCACGACTCTGACTGTTGAGCCGGAGAGATTCGCCTCATGCAGGATGACGAGCCGAAGCACGGAGCCGGAGGTTTTTACCTTCGAGCGGATATCGGCTCAGGCAACCGCCGTGCGCTCCTACGTGCCCATCCGGCCGAAGAAGCGCTGCACCCGGGTTATGTACCCCGCTAAAGTCCGCATGCACCTTCCTCCTCCAGAGAAAAGCCAGGCCAAGCGCTGGCTGGTCATCCTGTGCCTTGTGGTGCTGTGGCAGATCTACACCGAAGATCCTTGCACAGAGACGGCGCTGGGAAACACGGAGAGCGCGATCGGCGACTACCAGGGTTTCTCCTTCCAGTCAGCGGAGGAGCAGGCTCGCCAGCTCTCAGACCTGTGCGCCAAACCCGAACTGATGTCAGCCACACCGAGCAGCTGTGAGGACGGCGGATCATCCAATGAGCAGATAATCCCGAAGCCCACCTGCTCCCAGCCCGGCCAAGAGACAGACACCAGCCGGTCCTTCGAGCAGAGCGCCGGGAAAAGCATGGTGGCACTGCTGGTCTACCACAGGCTGGGCAGCGACAACTAAAACTATCAGGACTGGTTTCACTGTAAACTGCCCGACACAGGGCTACTGGGTCCAAACCCGAACCGAGCTGGAGCTGATCCTGAGTAGCTTTTGGAGAAGAGCGGTGCGCCCTGCGCGGTGTAGCCGGGAAAGGAGCTCCATGCGCCGGCTAACAAGTCTCGCTCAAAGCCGAGCAGGACTATTAGCAAGAAATGAGACAACACTCGAAAGAATCAAGGAACTGTGAATACTGACAAGAAATTGAAACTTGATTTTAAGAAAAACTTGAACTTTTCTCTAACGGCATTATAGGCCTGCGGGCAAATtgaatgttttacatgtttaattTTGTCAAGGAAAACTGTCACTACTATAGGCCAGTTAAATGATACTgacactgttgttgttgttgttgttgttgtttgtatgttttatttagttatttattatgttatttgctatttatttaataataattttaataaaaaaaatgtctaaaagAAGTTCCTGTTTCCTGCCTCTTTACTGAAGCACACTAAATGCTGTTTATTTCTCTAAACGTGTGTAGTTTACAAGATGTTGAATATCCTACAACCTGCACAGGATCATAGTGTGCAGATATGCATTATTTGCATAGTCCATTTAAGCCCATCGAGTTTGAAAACTATATCAAAGTCAGTCATTTTTCAAACCCTTTAAGGCTCTATCACATTACACTTTATGTATGAATAACAAACTAATGGGATGCAGTGCATTCAGCCACTCAGTAGAAAATCTTCTTTTTTAGCTCCAAGACAAATGCAGAAATATCGAGTCAACGGTGATCCAGATTCTGGGATAAGCGATCAtttcacaaagagaaaaaaataaaatcagcacaTATAAAGCACAAAGGCTGCTTTGGTTTTAACTTCAAAGATGCTAAGATGCTAGAGTATCATTCCCTGAACTAGGAAACAAAGTCCCATAAAAGAATTCTTTTCCCAGTATGGTGTGGAAGAACATGACTTGTAAGCACAGTGTGCTTACATTTGCAATGCTTTCAACAGTATGAGTACCACATTCATGTTCTTGTGTCTGCAGAACCAGATACAGTTGGAGcaacacatttttattgtaCAACAGCTGCATCTGCATCTAGAATTCTATTAATGGGCAGATACATTAAAGACCAAAGGGTGTTTGAGATTTTAGATTCAGTCCAGAGTGATTTCTGCAGACTTTAagggagaaaagaaaatgctttccccactttccctttttttcatgctttatcTCTCGAGCCTTCAGAAGGCTGCTGAGTCATGAGTAGTTCCAGCTTCATGTTACATCACAGCAACAATGAGTCGTGTCTGAAAACCCTCCCCAGCACTTTGTTATTGTAATGATTAATATATTGCAACGCATTTCAGTTGCACACACAATAGAGTGTTGAGATTATTCACTGCTTATTGATGATATGCTTCAATAATGTTATACTTTATATGACTTCACGCTACTTCCGCCGGCTTAAGGCAACCATCGCCCGGAGGCACCTGGGGAAGATCTGTTGATGTTTAATATTGGAGGTTGCCATGTTGACACTATCCCGTAACGCACAGATAAAAATCGTAATATGACATGTATGACAAGCATGGGGTGGAGGACCCTGAGAATCTGTAGGATGCTGTAAGAATATTCCAGGTGTGAAACAAATGgcctttttaaatggttgtgTGAAAATCACATTAACTGTGGAATTGTTAGATATTTGTTCATGCCAGTCGATATAATGTGGGTACTAAATGTAATACAGATCTGATTTCTGCTTATAAATTTCAAGCTGAAGAACTGTACATTTAATCACCACTTTGACTTAACAATATCTGATAGAGCAGATTTCTGCCTGTATTAGCATCCAAAACTAAGGCATCAGATAACGATAAATACAACCAAATGTATCTGAACCCAAGTGGTTTTTAAAGAGCTTCAGCATTCAGGTTTAATCTGTGTATTAATATAGAATATATATTTCTCTTCTGGTTCTATCACTCTCTCTCTtatccttttctctttttcttttcctttttttttttgccacatcTCTGCATTAGCCATAGAAATACAATTCCCATGGCtacttatttttcttattaacacataaaatgtaattgggGCAGAACAAAAACGCTTGTCACATGCTGACTCCAGAGTCGTCCAAAATGCCACTGCTGAAGCAATGATTAAATAACATTCTTATAAAAATTCTATAAAGTTGTAAAATGTGGAAATAATTGTTTAGCCGGTCCTTTGTTGCCTTGGTGgcatgttttgggtcattgccATTCTGGAAGACCCAGGTATCTTCAGTGTTCTGGCTGAGGAAAGGAGTTTCTTGTCCAAGGTTTTACAATACATAACTTCGCCCATCACCCGAGGTAAAGTCGTCCTATATGCTTAGCAGATAAAAAGCTCCAATCATAATGTCTCCAACTCTGTGCTtgactgtggggatggtgttctttgggtcatattcagcatttctcttcctccaaacacGGCAGGTAGAGCTGATGCCAAAATACTCGGTTTTGGTTTTATCTGACCACAGTGCTGTCTCCAAAGTCTTCTCAAAATCATTTAGAGATTAAAAATTATGAAAGGCCTGTACCATGTTTAACCTATGTGGTCAAAATGAGTTATTTTGGGAGGCTTcaaaaacaatagaaaaaaaaagaatatgaaAGAAGCAGAGAGCGTAGCATGTAAACTATGAAGTGGCTTCTTCTATCTCCAACAGATCAGTATTTTGCACAGCACCTGCTGCACCATCTGTGTTTTTACACGTGTTGAGAAAAGTCTGTTGCAAGACCGGATAAAAAACATCTACTGAAGAATCATTATGGATGTACAGTAAAAACACTGCTTCCTCGAGCCAAGTCAACCAAACACATCACATATACAGTAGAGTTGCGAGGATGTTCAGCCACAGATCCAAAACAATGACTCACTTTCTGTTTAGTGTACGGCCTGATCTGGTTCAGAGTTGTTGGTCAAACTGAAAGCAAGCCGTGAAAGTCAAAGTGGATATTTCAGGAAAAGTGAGTTTTTATGTTCCAAGGGATTTTGATCAGTAAGTTAGGTTTGCATAGTACAATGGCATAACTTCGGTATAATGGTCCATGAACCAAGTGAATCCAATGAAGTTGAGCTTCAAACAGTAAATATCTTATTTTAACCACTGAGCTCAGGTGGATGTTCATGCCTTTGCCTGCCTCCAAGTGTAACGTGTCACATATCTAGAGGTCTTGTTACAGACAGGAGACTGTAGGAGATTGAAAAACATTATGGAGACATTTTGCCACTGTGTCATGGTATATAGAGAGAGTTGAGTACAAACACGAAGCTGTTGATTTTCTGGTCAGTATATATTCCTACTTCCCACTCAAGCTGTGGGTGTTAAccgaaagaaaaagaggagTGTAACTGAGTTTTCTCAGAAGGCTCTCTTGGCTCTCCTTAAGGGATGGGTGGGGAAGTTAGCCATTCAGAGTCACTGGTCCTCTACATCAGAAGGAGATAGCTGAGGTGATCTGATGACAATGTTTCCTGGATGTTTCACTATTAGGTCATATTAGGAGACCTCTGGGACATCTTAGAGAAATACCGTCTCTTGGCTGGGCCGAGAATCCGTCTGTGTCAACACAGTGAGGAGATCTGCCTAGACTGCTGTTGCTACTGCTGGAACCTGTATAAGTGGATGAAATGGATGGAGGGATAATTAGtcttttttagtttgtttgcaTTTAGAAACAATAACTAGTGGACAGCTCAAGAAGATTCAGATATTCAGTATCCATAATTCTGATTGACCAGAATCCATGGGCTAGCAGATCAGCCAATGGTTTTCCAGACTGTGGCTGACCTGGTTCAGAAATGATGCAGTTAATTCACGTTTTTGACAAATATGTTTGAGATTATAATTTCAGTTTTAAAGTTTAGCCTCCCATATGGCCTTTCTATGTGTATTTGCCATGCTGAGATTCTCCTTTATCAACTTAATTAAACATCATTATTCTACAGTTCATGTAAGTTACAACTTTAATGCAACAAAGGCTCTTGTGCTCAGAAAAATGTTGGCTATTTGGAACAAAGCTTGGCCTGGGATGAACTGGTGATCTCTCCAGGGTGCACCCTCCCTCACCgtatgacagctgggatggaCTCAAGTGACCTTCGACTAGATAAGCTGTTAAGAAGATGTATGGATGAAATAAAGCCAATTTTACAATAACTCAGACTCTTTAGTtttgcacatgaaaaaaaactttgattTACTCACTGAGCCTCTAATGGGATGGTCagattatttgaaaaaaaacaaaaaccctctGATGTAATGTTTCAGAGCAGTAAAAGCTGAGGTCAGTCAGCTTTCCTGGAAGTTGCTCAGTGGAACCAAACCAGAGTGAAATATAATCTCCCAGTGTCTCGACCAGTGAGGTTCCCCAGCTAAGATTTTCCTCCCCAAAAAAGCTCCTCCCACATACATACAGGCCAACATCCAGTGTGTCCAAATTATTATAAAGCTCTTCTTTTGCACTGACTGTACCAAATATTCACAACCACATCCCCACATTTTATCAAATGCTTTGATCCCAAATTAAACCAAAATCTCTCTAATGTAACTGAAATAATTGCTgatgtttgcattttttaatcAACTTGCTATATATGACTTCCTAAGTAACCCTATAGAAGCAACAAAGGCTCCTCTCCTCCAGATTTTTTCACGTGCGGCTCTGTGTTCAAATGTTGCATAATCCATAATAAAAAGATGCTTGGAGACCAGACCAGTGTGAACATGCCCACATCTCACTGCCTCATCTGGTTTTAGTCAGTcagagctgctgtggaaagTTACCACAAATGGCTTAGTTCTCTTTTTCAGTCGTCAGTCTTTTGCTTCATAATTCACCTTTTACAAAGCAAAAGTTACGTCACAGGAAAGATTTTACAAATGAGCAGGATATTAATCCAGaatttgtttggtttgttcCAGTATGtaggtttcattttttttaaaaaggttttagTCTTACTTTGGTCTCAGTTACTTTCCTGATTGGGTTTGTTCAGatcagtttagtttttcttgttgaaaaaacaagttttgtttagcttttttttcttttggcttaggggttatttctctctcttttttatatatatatatatatgtggcgTTTGTCAGTGGGTAACTGACAAACACCAGGTCAACATACAATACTGTCTTGAGTCACTCCCCTCCCCATTTCTCCCTCACAGTGGAACACTCCCAAAGCCTGAAAATCAGCATTATTGTAGCAGTGTGGGATcttcttgacagagaacaaaacaaaagggagCCAACAGTCAAAGAAGAACTTTGGAATATCATTaggaagcctggagaacaaTTCTTGAAGATTACATCAAGAATTTACAAGCAAACAAAGAAAGAGAGTTCAGGTTGTGCTGAAGAAGACATGTGATCATACCAAACATTCACTTTCCATCTGGTCAGAATtgtaaaaactctgtttttgacCTGTATACTGTATGTCCAGATATGTTAGCACATTTCACTAAATCACTTCACCTAATTCAAAATATAAGGACTTGAGGTGTGGCTCGTGACGTTTACACAGTGCTGTAGATGAAAAGACAAACGGTTTACTCATTATTATGCCATGTGTCAGTAATCATCTAAATCAAGCTTCCTCTGGCTTGCTGTCTACACTCTGTTGGCCtgtgtttgttaaaaaaaaacatagttttTCAAGTTATTTGCTTCCAAAGCAGGCTCGACGTCTGAGGTCAGCATTTAGTAAACATTTCTAAATCAGTTCTAACTGAAATTCCAGCAGATTAGCTTATCTCAGCACCAGCTGGTATATTTCTTTACACCCTACTGGCATATAAGGCACTACATAAACTGCTTTAGCCTGCCTACAGCTGCTGTGTATCTATAAGCCACCACTCCTTAGTGTTGTGTCTCAGTATATCTATTGCCATTAATGCCTGCTCTGATTCTTTGGCTTCACTGTCTTTCCATTAAAAGTCCTTCAAGGAAAACAAGATTCCCATAACAGAACCGTGCCATCATCTATAACTCTCTGCTGACATTgatgaaaacagattttttactGTAGTGCTAATGTGTGTGGTTTCATCTGTATTTTCAAGTACAGTGAAGAATTTTGACCTGAGCTCTAAAAATAGTTGTGGAAAAGTGCAGCCAAGGTCATAACAGTTCTGTTTACCCACCAAAGTATGACTTTATGTCTGAACTTGCAGCCTGATAAGACACTGACTTATAACATAGTTTCATATCAAGTTTTGCCATTTACTGGTTGCAGCTCATTTCCCTGTTTAACTGTTGGTAAACCGTTAAATTCATTGATGATGAAGGATGATGGACGGTCCAACTTTAAGTGttatttattaaacattaaataaaactaaattctCTGTACTCtatatttgtttaaatctgACAAAACTAAATAATAGCCTTGAACGAGGTGCACTCTGGAATCAGTGCCGAGGTTCATTTATAAATGAGTCTGAGTGCGTGACTTATTTCGCTGAAGTAGTGGGTAGTTGCGCTACATCTCTGACATCGTGATGCAAGCTGCTCAGGATCATCTGGATTAAACAATTGTAGATTTGTGACAGTTGACATTTAAGCAGTTCTGAAGCTGCAGTAACACTCTGCTCTTGGCCAGATGACATTCTTCAGTTCGATATAGGGCATAAACACAAGCTACAATAACTGTCACTAAAAATGTAATATGAGGAAAAAGAGTGACTACCAGCTGGTGCTTCAGACAGTAAATGCTAAAAAAGAAAGTTTCCTTAATGATAACATCAGGAGACAAAGCTAAGGAAAAACTGCTGGGAGCTGGTTGCACTTCATTTCAGTGAGAAGCACTGTAATATCAACATTATATAAACCATTGTTGATTActtaaatgttgttttgtgaGACAGTTTTGTCTTGTCATCCATCGTCTGATCCTTTCGTGAATGACCAAACTCCTCACCATGTTTCCAAGAGCTGCTTGTGTCATAGATGTAGACAGAAGTGTAGTTGACAGGTAAATCATCAGCTGACATTCACACCTTTTCACCTGTCTACCACAACAGCCCAGTACAGCATTCAACTACAACTGAAAAGCCATTGGATATATCCGATGGAATGTTAGATTGCAATAAAATTAGTACTGCAATATCTAAAAACtaacaaagtctcaaaactaaaaaaaaaaaaaaaagtttactttAGGCAATGATGCAAGAAAGAAATTACGAAAACGAAAAGATTCCTGAAagtaaatatcaaaaataagATTAAAACTTTCCATGAGATGCTTGCAAATGACATATGACATTCCTATGACCGGCTGAATGAGCGCATATGGAAGAACTGCATGTAAACGGATCTACTGAGagctgttttgttattttcagctGAGTCATTGTGATGTATTGTTACTCCTGCTGTGGTTCTTATTGCAGTTCTTTTGACTGGGGACTGTCTGACTAATGGGTCGTATCTGCTGAGGTTCACCCACATAAGATAACAACTCAATAACATCGCATGTCTCCACAAAATCTACTGTTTACATCTCAGCAGACGCTAACACGCACACACGTTTGCCAACAGCCCACGTGcaataaatatgcaataaacagcagcacagagacacacacacatacaaatacatacaaTGACACACGTGGATGAAGCATTAACCTCAGTGGAAACTCTGCGCTCAGCTTCATCGCGTGATCGCTCCATAAACAACCAAACACACTTTATCCATCTTATTTCAGCGGCAGTCAGTGAGACCGTTTCATCTCGTGcttgaaaacttttttttttaacaggatTCCTTACAGGAAATCGTTTTTTGCAGGAAAAAGCATGTTTAAAGTTTTGAGAGTTTTGAGCTGTTTAACACAGTCTCGTGGCACTCGTGAGATGTAATCTGTTGAAAGAAATAGGCCTATACCCCCATAAAAACAACAGCTTTCACACAGTCTGATGATGGTTCATGATACTGCTGAAACTGTATCCATTCACTCAAGAGTTCGCATTATTTGGAACATTTCCCACCAAATTT includes these proteins:
- the ier3 gene encoding radiation-inducible immediate-early gene IEX-1; its protein translation is MYTRSNSTTLTVEPERFASCRMTSRSTEPEVFTFERISAQATAVRSYVPIRPKKRCTRVMYPAKVRMHLPPPEKSQAKRWLVILCLVVLWQIYTEDPCTETALGNTESAIGDYQGFSFQSAEEQARQLSDLCAKPELMSATPSSCEDGGSSNEQIIPKPTCSQPGQETDTSRSFEQSAGKSMVALLVYHRLGSDN